In Aspergillus chevalieri M1 DNA, chromosome 7, nearly complete sequence, the sequence TGGGATTCGTCCATCCTGAATACAAGTACGGTCGTTGCGGTCCGCATCCCCGCTTCACTGAGATAGATTTTGGAGGATTGTATGTCCGAGTCGGCCCAAGGTCCGAAGGTGAAAATAGTGGACACTAATACTCTCccccttccttttcttttccataACCTTAGAAAATTATATCCAAATTCAATGGTATATTTCCAATGTTCAGTCCATCATATTCCTGCTGTGATTCATAGTCGTAGAGGCTCAATTGTAAAAGAGCTGATTCGGTTCGGTTCTGTTGATGGGGCAACCAGCGGCCGACCAGACCTCCATCTTCACTCACTTAAACTGAAGCTCAAGTTGACAGAATATGATGGAATTGTGGTCCAGGAATCGAAAACATTAAAGAAGTTCGACATATACAGAGACTGGCCATCGTGGATGCCATGCAGGACAGGCTGGTTTCTCTGGTACGCGAGGTGGAGCGCGTGGTGACGGCTCCTTATGTGCCTTCTCTTCAGGTCAGTCATCAGCAGATAATCGCTCTCCTACGGCTCGAATCAGTAGACTGAAAATGAaatgctttttttttttttttaggaTCTCTATGGCATTGTCTGCCAAGTTTCTTTTCCAGCGATCGACTCTTGGTCGTTTTGCAAACCATGCCAGGTTGCGGCTTTAGTCGACGTCCTTGTTGACGGGCTATCTTACTCGAACGTCGCGTTAGAACTGATAGGCATCTTTGGTGAGATATACATGGTGTCATAAGTGCATTTGTGATACGTTCTAACTCTTTTATAGCATCGGCAGCAGCATTTCGCGATGCCTTGTTGGAACGGTATCCAGCAATCCTGGACCACTTCCTCCAAAAGGCCGTCGAAACTGAAGAATCGAAGGTCAGTCTCTTGGTcacagtttttttttttttttttttttttagaaGAGACTAACACAAAGCTGCAGTATCTTTCGACATGTACGGCACTGCTGTCTTCACCTCTTTCCTCGGGTTTCACTGCACCGGCGCGTCTTGCAGGTTTTATCACAAAACTAGTTCATCGCATGGCCAAGTGCCCAAATGCGGATACTATTCGACCAATCAACAATCTGCTGACGGGACTACAAACTTCACCTAAGGCCCTATATGACATCCCCGCTGAAACAATGACCACGCTTCAAGGGGAGCTCCTCAAGACGCTGCGCAACATGGATGACCACATGGGTAATTTGCTCTGTCTATCGACCTACGCATGTATCGCTTCATCGCAAAAGCTTGACTACGAACACGAATACGGACCTCAACCGCCATCTTGGCTTCACAATGTCAGGCATTTCTTTGGGTCCAAGCGCGGTCTCAAAACCTTAGATCTGGTTGTTTTGCGAGTGATTCTTGCTTGCTCTGCTAACTGCAACAATCTGGCTCCCAGCGAGGCAGCAGAGAGTGTAAGATTAGCCATTGCAGTCTGCGATACTGTTGAGCCCGAGCAGAAGCAGGTGTGGATTTCCGGAAATGCGTCTAAGATTGCGAAACTTTGTGAGAAGGTGACAAGGGAAGGAATTAATTATGAGGTGCAGATGATGGTATGGTGAATAGACAAATGATGCGAATGAGTGCAACTAACTTTGGCAGGGTGTAATGTTCCTCATATCCCTTTTGCCGACAAATACTCTACCTCCTCAGATACTCGCGCTTGGTCTGCAAGGACTATTGTCAAACGATAGCCTCCAGGTTTTAGAAGCTATACCACTTGGGCTTATCCCACGCTTGGTGGAAGCTAATGCTGTATGTCTTCTCTCGCTTGCGATTGGCTATGCACAACGCTGACATTTCCAGATTATTTCTGGGAAGTCCACGTTCCATGATTCGTTGAACTACGTACTTTCTGCCTTGAAGTCACCTGCTCTGGAAATGAACACTATACAAATCGCGACCTTGATCCTTTCCGGATTGCAAATTTCAGAACCTCGCTTGTCTTCTGCCGTGACGGAAGTCTCTCACGCTTTGGTAAGGGACTCCATGAGGGAGTTGATTGAGAGCTTCCCGCGATCTCCTCGCCAGTCGCAATGTAATGAATCGAAGATATGCTATGCCGCTCTGTCTACAGCTGAAAATGGATTGCTTATCGACCTGTTCGATCTTTACTACTGCGCTTCTATGTCACAAAATGTGGAAGATGACGGCGCGCTCCGGGTAGAAGCCGGCCTCATCTCTAAATTCATCGCTCGGGTCAAGAATACCATGTGTGAAAGCAACTGCCTTCTCGCTACTGTGAAGCCTTCTGATGCCTATGACAAACTCTCTTATCTCGAACCCCGCCAAGTGTCGCCCAATCCGAGGCGTGACTGGAAAGCAGAGGTATCAAATACGCTCAGGTCTAGCGCTCGTATGTCGCACGATGGCCTGATGAAAAAGGTTGAAGAGGTTTGCCGCGATCTTGAGCATCGGTGCTATAATTTGGAAGCACCGCTCAGAGTGATCGAGGAAGAACGAAATAACGCATCTTCCGAAGCAGAGAAATTGCGGCAACAAAACTTTGAGCTGGAAACTCGACTCCAACAGGCGTTCAGTACGATAAATGATCTG encodes:
- a CDS encoding uncharacterized protein (COG:S;~EggNog:ENOG410PU4R), yielding MQDRLVSLVREVERVVTAPYVPSLQDLYGIVCQVSFPAIDSWSFCKPCQVAALVDVLVDGLSYSNVALELIGIFASAAAFRDALLERYPAILDHFLQKAVETEESKYLSTCTALLSSPLSSGFTAPARLAGFITKLVHRMAKCPNADTIRPINNLLTGLQTSPKALYDIPAETMTTLQGELLKTLRNMDDHMGNLLCLSTYACIASSQKLDYEHEYGPQPPSWLHNVRHFFGSKRGLKTLDLVVLRVILACSANCNNLAPSEAAESVRLAIAVCDTVEPEQKQVWISGNASKIAKLCEKVTREGINYEVQMMGVMFLISLLPTNTLPPQILALGLQGLLSNDSLQVLEAIPLGLIPRLVEANAIISGKSTFHDSLNYVLSALKSPALEMNTIQIATLILSGLQISEPRLSSAVTEVSHALVRDSMRELIESFPRSPRQSQCNESKICYAALSTAENGLLIDLFDLYYCASMSQNVEDDGALRVEAGLISKFIARVKNTMCESNCLLATVKPSDAYDKLSYLEPRQVSPNPRRDWKAEVSNTLRSSARMSHDGLMKKVEEVCRDLEHRCYNLEAPLRVIEEERNNASSEAEKLRQQNFELETRLQQAFSTINDLQQNMSYLEGHAEAASTRIEKLSTSLEAAQKELEDQRCAYEESSQSEKEKARTKELDFMATLTEKEDLLEELQAENHEQRAENEKLRKTLDLVSKDNGSTLETVASLRKEVSRLEEFSVSNQQLAAQKDEEILVLVASKEQMSSEIGNLQQKLENEISGSNRLRNTLRDAEDHFKSETDTLRKQHEMQLSEASAENAKQREDNKALHESMQTAASNATAELQTKDKRIRHLERKIQSLLDERAAKAREFSVAQEHIGRLMTVMGFKPDSETKLSSKQQRSRSTLEPTQITPVQRAINPDDDGTQSQADHLFGDSFGFEIPNPNGRNPKRPRGNSIPLDLAPAPRNRNHDPTPNGLPSRSHTSLPQRERRPLHDVDENSQAASQRTPRPSQAQSQFPESQVDINRNKLQELDLDMDVEFTKDFLFTSTSLSDANDPASP